The Methanobacterium lacus genome includes a region encoding these proteins:
- the rpl4p gene encoding 50S ribosomal protein L4, with the protein MEKIKVYSLEGEVVDEIELPEIFTEVYRPDLIKRAVISSQTARIQPWGTDPMAGKRTTAKSFGSGRGAAMVPRVKGSRHPAGSKAAFIPQAIGGRKAHPPKTERIIHEKINRKERRLAIRSAVAATANREIVEARGHKIQNLDQVPFVVDDELETVKRTKDTREIFAKLGLLDDVCRAKAGRTIRAGRGKMRGRKYKTSKGPLLVVGEDKGISLGARNHAGVDVVVVNHLNAELLAPGTHPGRLTIYTKSAVEKLGELFK; encoded by the coding sequence ATGGAGAAGATCAAAGTTTATTCATTGGAAGGCGAAGTCGTCGATGAGATTGAACTTCCTGAAATATTCACGGAAGTCTACCGACCAGACCTCATAAAAAGAGCTGTTATATCATCACAAACAGCCAGAATACAGCCATGGGGAACAGATCCAATGGCAGGTAAAAGAACAACAGCAAAATCCTTCGGTTCAGGCCGAGGTGCAGCTATGGTTCCACGTGTCAAAGGTTCAAGACACCCTGCAGGTTCTAAGGCAGCATTCATACCCCAGGCAATTGGAGGTAGAAAGGCTCACCCACCTAAAACCGAGAGGATCATACACGAAAAGATCAACAGGAAAGAAAGGAGACTGGCAATAAGGTCCGCAGTTGCTGCAACAGCCAACAGAGAAATTGTTGAAGCAAGGGGACACAAAATCCAGAACCTGGACCAGGTACCATTCGTTGTTGACGATGAACTCGAAACAGTCAAGAGGACCAAGGACACCCGTGAAATATTCGCGAAACTCGGACTACTGGACGATGTTTGCAGAGCCAAAGCAGGCCGAACAATAAGGGCTGGAAGAGGTAAAATGAGGGGCAGGAAATACAAAACATCCAAGGGCCCATTATTAGTTGTTGGGGAAGATAAAGGCATAAGCCTCGGAGCAAGAAACCATGCCGGTGTCGATGTGGTTGTTGTAAACCATCTCAATGCAGAACTCCTGGCTCCTGGAACTCATCCTGGCAGACTCACCATTTACACAAAATCAGCTGTAGAAAAGTTAGGAGAACTTTTCAAATAA
- a CDS encoding 50S ribosomal protein L23: protein MDAYKVLIKPHLTEKSMNSIDQKNELTFVVLRTANKTQIKSAFESLYDVKVMRVNTQILNGQKLAYIKLSEDDSAEDIAVKMGVF, encoded by the coding sequence ATGGATGCTTACAAAGTACTAATTAAACCACACTTAACAGAAAAGAGCATGAACTCCATTGATCAGAAAAATGAGCTGACCTTTGTAGTTCTAAGAACTGCCAATAAGACTCAGATAAAATCTGCATTTGAAAGTCTTTACGATGTAAAGGTCATGAGGGTCAACACCCAGATCTTAAACGGACAAAAACTTGCGTACATCAAACTGTCTGAAGATGACAGTGCAGAGGATATAGCAGTTAAGATGGGAGTATTCTAA
- a CDS encoding 50S ribosomal protein L2, with the protein MGKRLIIQRRGRGTPTYKSASHRFRGKISYRSYDDVEKEGSLKGKVVDIIHDPGRTAPVALVKFENGEENLILAPEGIQIADQVECGISAPINPGNSLPLGEIPEGTPLYNLEKHPGDGGRFVRSSGTYASLITHDVGKAIVELPSGELKAFNPRCRATVGVVAGGGRKEKPYLKAGNRYYALKAKGKKNVSVRGVAMNAVDHPHGGGNRQHPGRPTTVSRHAPAGRKVGSIAASRTGRRR; encoded by the coding sequence ATGGGAAAACGTTTAATAATCCAAAGAAGAGGAAGAGGAACTCCAACTTACAAGAGTGCATCACACAGATTCAGGGGAAAAATTTCCTACAGATCCTACGATGATGTTGAGAAGGAAGGCAGCCTCAAGGGAAAAGTTGTGGACATCATCCACGACCCTGGTAGAACAGCCCCAGTGGCCCTTGTAAAATTTGAAAATGGAGAAGAAAATCTTATTTTAGCTCCAGAAGGAATACAAATTGCCGATCAGGTGGAATGCGGAATTTCAGCACCAATAAATCCTGGAAACTCATTACCACTCGGAGAAATTCCTGAAGGAACACCACTTTACAACTTAGAAAAACATCCAGGTGACGGCGGAAGATTTGTCAGATCATCAGGAACTTACGCTTCTTTAATTACACATGATGTTGGTAAGGCAATTGTTGAATTACCGTCTGGTGAATTGAAGGCATTCAACCCCCGCTGCAGAGCAACCGTAGGTGTTGTTGCAGGTGGAGGAAGAAAAGAAAAACCGTACCTCAAAGCAGGAAACAGGTATTATGCCCTCAAAGCCAAGGGTAAAAAGAATGTCAGTGTTAGGGGAGTTGCAATGAACGCTGTAGACCACCCACATGGTGGAGGTAACAGACAGCACCCAGGTAGGCCAACTACCGTATCCAGACATGCACCAGCAGGAAGGAAGGTCGGTTCCATAGCAGCAAGCAGAACCGGTAGAAGGAGATAA
- the rpsS gene encoding 30S ribosomal protein S19, whose protein sequence is MARKVFSYRGYSLEELQDMPLDDVIQLLPSRQRRSLKRGFLPRQKKVLEKIRKIKKEGPRKDGRPQIIKTHCRDMIVLPEMVGMTFGIYSGKEFVDVTIQPEMIGCYFGEFAVTRQRVQHGDPGMGATRSSMFVPLK, encoded by the coding sequence TTGGCAAGAAAAGTATTTAGTTATCGCGGTTACAGTCTAGAAGAACTGCAGGACATGCCATTGGATGATGTCATACAGTTGTTACCATCCAGGCAGAGAAGATCCCTCAAAAGAGGATTTTTACCTAGGCAGAAAAAGGTTCTAGAGAAGATTAGAAAGATCAAAAAAGAAGGGCCACGTAAGGATGGAAGGCCACAGATCATCAAAACCCATTGTAGGGATATGATAGTACTTCCAGAGATGGTTGGAATGACCTTCGGAATATACAGTGGAAAAGAATTTGTCGATGTAACAATCCAACCAGAAATGATCGGATGCTACTTCGGGGAATTTGCAGTCACAAGACAGAGGGTTCAGCACGGGGATCCAGGTATGGGTGCAACAAGATCATCCATGTTCGTGCCGCTTAAATAA
- a CDS encoding 50S ribosomal protein L22, which yields MAKIQYAYQDEYDGKTAKAAGKALKISPKHSVEICRTIRGMYLDDAREFLEAVIRKETPVPFKRHNKKVGHRKGLKGWPTGRYPVKAATQILQVLDNAEANAEYKGLETEDLKIVHISSHRGYIVRGWTARAFGRASPFNTPTTHIQVVLGEA from the coding sequence ATGGCGAAAATTCAATACGCTTATCAAGATGAGTACGATGGAAAAACAGCAAAGGCTGCAGGGAAAGCTCTTAAGATTTCCCCAAAGCATTCTGTTGAGATCTGCCGTACCATAAGGGGAATGTACCTTGATGATGCTAGAGAATTCCTTGAAGCAGTTATCAGAAAGGAAACACCTGTACCATTTAAGAGACATAACAAAAAAGTAGGACACAGAAAAGGACTTAAAGGATGGCCAACAGGACGTTACCCAGTCAAAGCAGCAACACAAATACTGCAGGTACTGGACAACGCAGAAGCCAACGCAGAGTACAAGGGACTAGAAACAGAGGACCTTAAAATTGTACACATATCCAGCCACCGCGGTTACATCGTAAGGGGATGGACTGCAAGGGCATTTGGAAGGGCAAGTCCCTTCAACACACCGACAACCCACATACAAGTAGTTCTAGGGGAGGCATAG
- a CDS encoding 30S ribosomal protein S3 — protein sequence MIEKDFVTEGLKRTRIDEYLENELERAGYGGMEIQVTPLGTMVVVYAERPGMVIGRGGKTVRSITQNLKTGYGLENPQVEVKEVDVPELNPKIMAHKIAAMLQRGMHFRRVAYTALRRIMGAGAQGVEVTISGKIRGSRSACAKFSDGYIKKCGEPSIRFVRHGFATVQLKPGVLGINVRIMPPDVVLPDKVDILQIEVEKPETENVEVEAAPEKPETVESVVEEIVEEAAEEAEDIIEEIVEDVEEAVEEITEAIEEATEEEETPAKEAPKDEEAADESATEEVQETEENADKADKSE from the coding sequence ATGATTGAAAAGGATTTCGTAACAGAAGGACTAAAAAGAACACGAATAGACGAATACCTAGAAAACGAACTTGAAAGAGCAGGTTACGGTGGAATGGAAATTCAGGTAACTCCTTTAGGTACCATGGTAGTTGTCTACGCTGAAAGACCAGGAATGGTAATAGGTAGAGGCGGAAAAACCGTCAGAAGCATCACCCAAAATTTAAAAACTGGCTACGGACTTGAAAATCCGCAGGTAGAAGTTAAAGAAGTGGATGTACCAGAGCTAAACCCAAAGATCATGGCACACAAAATAGCAGCCATGCTCCAGAGGGGAATGCACTTCAGAAGAGTTGCTTACACAGCACTCAGAAGAATCATGGGAGCAGGAGCCCAGGGTGTTGAAGTCACAATATCCGGAAAAATAAGGGGTTCAAGGAGCGCATGCGCTAAGTTCTCAGATGGATACATCAAAAAATGTGGTGAACCATCCATCAGATTCGTGAGACATGGATTTGCTACAGTACAACTCAAACCTGGTGTGCTTGGAATTAACGTTCGCATAATGCCACCGGATGTTGTTTTACCTGATAAAGTTGACATTCTCCAGATCGAGGTTGAAAAACCAGAAACTGAAAATGTTGAAGTAGAAGCAGCTCCAGAAAAACCTGAAACAGTGGAAAGCGTTGTTGAAGAAATTGTGGAAGAGGCAGCTGAAGAAGCAGAAGACATCATCGAAGAAATTGTTGAAGATGTGGAAGAAGCTGTGGAAGAAATAACCGAAGCAATTGAAGAAGCAACCGAAGAAGAAGAAACACCAGCAAAAGAAGCTCCAAAGGATGAAGAAGCTGCTGATGAATCTGCAACTGAGGAAGTTCAGGAAACCGAAGAAAACGCTGATAAAGCCGATAAATCAGAATAA
- the rpmC gene encoding 50S ribosomal protein L29, producing MVILRSKEIRAMEIDEIQKKLDELKAEHSKNISKSAAAGVYENPGKIKELKRTIARVLTIMNEKQQEK from the coding sequence ATGGTAATATTAAGAAGCAAGGAAATACGGGCAATGGAGATCGATGAGATCCAGAAAAAACTGGATGAACTCAAGGCAGAACACTCTAAGAATATTTCAAAAAGTGCAGCTGCAGGTGTTTACGAAAATCCGGGTAAGATTAAGGAACTTAAACGAACAATAGCACGTGTCCTTACCATAATGAATGAAAAACAGCAGGAGAAATAA
- the yciH gene encoding stress response translation initiation inhibitor YciH, translated as MKVCEICGLPEELCVCEEIAREIQKVKVYTVRRRFGKLMTIVEGIDEHDIDIRELTKELKAKCACGGTAKKGQIELQGDHKRRVKEVLAELGFSSDTIEIRDRDDRGRKRR; from the coding sequence ATGAAAGTCTGTGAGATATGCGGTCTTCCTGAAGAACTTTGCGTCTGCGAGGAGATAGCCAGAGAAATCCAAAAAGTTAAGGTCTATACAGTTAGACGAAGATTCGGAAAACTTATGACCATAGTTGAGGGGATTGATGAACACGATATTGATATTAGGGAACTTACAAAGGAACTCAAGGCCAAGTGTGCCTGTGGAGGAACAGCTAAGAAAGGCCAGATAGAACTCCAAGGAGACCATAAAAGAAGGGTCAAGGAAGTTCTGGCTGAACTGGGCTTTTCATCCGACACCATAGAAATTAGAGATAGGGATGACAGGGGCAGAAAACGAAGGTAA
- the rnp1 gene encoding ribonuclease P protein component 1, whose amino-acid sequence MITPQNIFRHELVGLGVEVVNSQHAGLTGIKGQVIDETRNTILVEVSDGSEKTIPKAVATFRFTLPEGGLVDLDGRIIVARPEDRIKKKFRKY is encoded by the coding sequence ATGATAACTCCACAAAACATTTTCCGACACGAACTTGTGGGGCTCGGTGTTGAGGTTGTAAACAGTCAGCACGCAGGTCTCACAGGTATAAAGGGACAAGTTATTGACGAAACAAGGAACACCATTCTTGTGGAAGTTTCAGATGGATCTGAAAAAACCATTCCAAAGGCAGTGGCAACCTTCAGGTTCACACTGCCAGAAGGTGGTCTTGTTGACTTAGATGGTCGGATAATAGTTGCCCGCCCTGAAGACAGGATCAAAAAGAAATTCAGAAAGTACTGA
- a CDS encoding 30S ribosomal protein S17 — MVGIDVKEPKNKCDDPNCPFHGTLPVRGQILEGIVTSEKAERTITVERSFYKFITKYERYEKRKSKIKAHKPDCLDVKIGDSVKIAECRPLSKTKHFVLVEVKGEE; from the coding sequence ATGGTTGGTATCGACGTTAAAGAACCAAAAAATAAATGTGATGATCCCAACTGTCCGTTTCATGGTACCCTCCCAGTGAGGGGTCAAATTCTAGAAGGAATTGTCACAAGTGAAAAGGCAGAAAGGACCATTACTGTTGAAAGGAGTTTTTATAAATTCATCACAAAGTACGAAAGATACGAGAAGAGGAAATCCAAGATCAAAGCTCACAAACCAGACTGCTTAGATGTTAAAATTGGAGACTCTGTCAAAATAGCAGAATGCAGGCCACTAAGTAAAACCAAACATTTCGTACTGGTGGAAGTTAAGGGAGAAGAGTAA
- a CDS encoding 50S ribosomal protein L14, producing MKAITSNVTKALPIGARLQCVDNTGAREVEIISVKGYKGVRRRLAPAGVGDMIVISVKKGTVDMRKEVTTAVVVRQKKEYKRADGLRIKFEDNAAVIVSPEGVLKGSEIRGPIAKEAADRWPAIGSAASIIV from the coding sequence ATGAAGGCAATTACCTCCAACGTTACAAAAGCCCTCCCTATCGGTGCAAGACTACAGTGCGTAGACAACACCGGTGCAAGGGAAGTTGAAATCATATCTGTCAAGGGATACAAGGGTGTAAGGCGAAGACTCGCACCTGCAGGTGTCGGTGACATGATCGTGATCTCAGTTAAAAAGGGTACAGTTGACATGCGTAAAGAGGTCACAACAGCAGTTGTGGTCAGGCAGAAAAAAGAGTACAAAAGGGCTGACGGTTTAAGGATCAAGTTTGAAGATAACGCCGCAGTAATAGTAAGTCCTGAAGGAGTTCTCAAGGGTTCAGAAATAAGGGGACCAATTGCTAAGGAAGCAGCTGACAGATGGCCAGCCATAGGTAGTGCTGCAAGCATAATAGTATGA
- the rplX gene encoding 50S ribosomal protein L24: MSKQPRKQRKLIYKAPLHIRHKLMSVKLSEELREQYKRRSLPVKKGDTIKVMRGDFKDHEGKIEKVDLKNYRVMIEGMSVQKPDGNKVYHSVHPSNIMILELDLEDDERNEIIERKG, from the coding sequence ATGTCAAAACAGCCAAGAAAACAGAGGAAACTTATTTATAAGGCACCTTTACACATACGCCACAAACTGATGAGCGTAAAACTGAGTGAGGAGCTTAGGGAGCAGTACAAAAGGAGATCTCTCCCAGTTAAAAAGGGTGACACCATAAAGGTCATGCGTGGAGATTTCAAGGACCACGAAGGAAAAATCGAAAAGGTTGACCTTAAAAACTACCGTGTCATGATTGAGGGCATGTCTGTACAAAAACCCGATGGAAACAAAGTTTACCATTCAGTTCATCCATCAAACATTATGATCCTGGAACTGGATCTTGAAGACGATGAAAGAAACGAAATAATAGAGAGGAAGGGATAA
- a CDS encoding 30S ribosomal protein S4e: protein MAKMGSRKHLKRYKSPAHWPIHPKEDKWTVKPSAGPHAIEESLPLLIVVRDILKVADNSREAKIIINNGDILVDGRARKDYKYPVGFMDVIELPKSEKVYRVLPDHKGRLILHPISEKNREFKLCRVTDKTIIKGGKTQLNLHDGRNCIVEKQYSTGDVVVVEIPEQKVTDHIKFESGTVGLIIGGKHIGELGKVKQINITQSSKPNTVEVETDEGIFLTLADYVFVLGKEEPVISLPGGK, encoded by the coding sequence ATGGCAAAGATGGGATCTAGAAAACATCTTAAACGGTATAAATCACCAGCTCATTGGCCTATTCACCCTAAAGAAGATAAGTGGACAGTTAAGCCAAGTGCAGGTCCACATGCAATCGAAGAATCATTACCTTTACTCATAGTTGTCAGGGACATTCTGAAGGTTGCAGACAACTCCAGGGAAGCAAAAATAATCATCAACAACGGTGATATCCTGGTGGACGGCCGAGCAAGAAAAGATTACAAATACCCAGTAGGGTTCATGGATGTTATAGAACTTCCAAAATCTGAAAAAGTTTACAGGGTACTACCAGACCACAAGGGAAGGTTAATATTACACCCTATAAGCGAGAAAAACAGAGAATTTAAACTGTGCAGAGTCACAGACAAAACCATCATCAAAGGTGGAAAAACACAGCTAAACCTGCATGACGGAAGAAACTGTATTGTGGAGAAACAGTACAGCACAGGCGATGTTGTTGTTGTGGAAATTCCAGAACAGAAAGTTACCGATCACATAAAATTCGAAAGTGGTACAGTCGGTCTCATCATAGGTGGTAAACACATAGGTGAACTAGGTAAAGTTAAACAGATCAACATTACCCAGTCATCCAAACCAAACACCGTAGAAGTAGAGACTGATGAAGGAATATTTTTAACACTGGCTGACTACGTCTTTGTTTTAGGAAAAGAAGAGCCTGTTATATCATTACCAGGGGGTAAATAA
- a CDS encoding 50S ribosomal protein L5, which translates to MNPMDQVKIAKATVNIGVGESGERLARAEKLLINITDQKPIRTISKVTNPEFGIRKGQPIACKVTLRNEKASKAVKMILEGIGNNIKSTQFDAQGNVAFGIHEHIDIPGMRYDPDIGIFGMNVAITFEKPGYRIKRRKIQNKKVPVKHQVTKEETMEFMKNEFQVNIE; encoded by the coding sequence ATGAACCCTATGGATCAAGTGAAAATAGCAAAGGCTACCGTGAACATTGGAGTAGGAGAAAGTGGAGAAAGACTTGCAAGGGCAGAAAAACTGCTGATTAACATAACTGACCAGAAACCTATTAGAACCATAAGTAAGGTAACCAACCCTGAATTTGGTATCAGGAAGGGTCAGCCAATAGCCTGCAAAGTAACATTGAGGAATGAAAAAGCCTCAAAAGCTGTTAAAATGATACTTGAAGGCATAGGAAACAACATAAAATCAACCCAGTTTGATGCGCAAGGCAATGTTGCTTTTGGAATACACGAGCACATTGATATTCCGGGAATGCGATACGATCCTGACATAGGAATATTCGGGATGAATGTTGCAATTACCTTTGAAAAACCAGGCTACAGGATCAAGAGAAGGAAGATCCAGAACAAAAAAGTTCCAGTGAAGCACCAGGTTACAAAGGAAGAAACAATGGAATTCATGAAAAATGAATTTCAGGTTAATATAGAATAA
- a CDS encoding 30S ribosomal protein S14, translating into MPRKYGKASRKCSRCNDHSALVRRYNLMLCRQCFRELADKIGFKKYN; encoded by the coding sequence TTGCCAAGAAAATACGGAAAGGCTTCAAGGAAATGCAGCAGATGTAATGATCACTCAGCATTGGTTAGAAGATACAATCTTATGTTGTGCAGACAGTGCTTCAGAGAACTTGCAGACAAAATTGGATTTAAAAAATATAACTAA
- a CDS encoding 30S ribosomal protein S8, producing MTLMDPLADALTNMRNNEMQGNKRCTIKPASKMIGHVLRTMQKEGYIGEFEFVDDDKAGQFIVELEGNINKCGVIKPRHAVKKDEFEKFEKRYLPSKNFGTIVITTPEGIMTHREAKEKGIGGRLLVYVY from the coding sequence TTGACTCTTATGGATCCTCTTGCAGATGCCCTAACCAACATGCGTAATAATGAAATGCAGGGTAACAAACGATGCACAATCAAACCTGCATCCAAAATGATTGGTCATGTTTTAAGGACAATGCAAAAAGAAGGATATATCGGTGAATTTGAATTCGTCGACGATGACAAAGCAGGACAGTTCATTGTCGAATTAGAAGGAAACATTAACAAGTGCGGTGTAATAAAGCCAAGACACGCTGTTAAGAAAGATGAATTTGAAAAATTTGAGAAGAGGTACTTACCTTCCAAAAACTTTGGTACAATTGTAATAACAACACCTGAGGGTATCATGACCCACAGGGAAGCCAAAGAAAAGGGTATTGGCGGAAGACTTCTCGTATATGTTTACTAA
- a CDS encoding 50S ribosomal protein L6, translated as MAQVSILREEIPIPEGITVTVDEAVTIKGSKGTLTRNFNNKKAITISVEGDNVVVEARFPKKKEKAMLGTIRSHINNMIIGLTDGFSYKMKIVYAHFPMTVKKTGDKITIENFLGERHPRSAKIVGDADVKIKGDEVIVSGINKEHVGQTMANMEQATKIKGRDPRVFQDGIYLVSKE; from the coding sequence ATGGCTCAAGTATCCATTCTTAGGGAAGAAATCCCAATTCCAGAAGGAATTACCGTCACTGTTGATGAAGCAGTGACAATCAAGGGATCAAAGGGAACCCTAACAAGAAACTTCAACAACAAAAAAGCAATAACCATCTCAGTAGAAGGTGACAATGTTGTTGTAGAAGCACGTTTCCCAAAAAAGAAAGAAAAAGCCATGTTGGGAACCATCAGATCCCATATCAACAACATGATAATAGGACTTACAGATGGTTTCAGCTACAAGATGAAAATTGTTTACGCTCACTTTCCAATGACAGTTAAAAAAACTGGTGACAAAATCACGATCGAGAACTTCCTAGGGGAAAGACATCCAAGGTCCGCTAAAATTGTAGGGGATGCAGATGTTAAGATCAAGGGCGACGAAGTCATAGTCAGTGGAATCAACAAGGAGCATGTGGGACAGACAATGGCCAACATGGAACAGGCAACCAAAATTAAGGGAAGAGACCCAAGGGTATTCCAAGATGGAATATACCTGGTCAGCAAGGAATAA
- a CDS encoding 50S ribosomal protein L32e, with the protein MQKPKKPNFKRQEWFRYKKLGDKYRKPKGKTSKRRRYEARKPAMPSIGYRTPKNIRGLHPSGYRDVLVSNLKDLENLDPLTQAGRISATVGARKKANMLERAKELKIKILNKGL; encoded by the coding sequence ATGCAAAAACCAAAAAAACCAAACTTTAAAAGACAGGAATGGTTCAGGTACAAAAAACTAGGTGACAAGTACAGAAAACCTAAGGGAAAAACCAGTAAAAGGCGAAGGTATGAGGCAAGAAAGCCTGCTATGCCATCCATAGGTTACAGAACCCCAAAGAACATCAGGGGACTGCACCCTTCAGGATACCGGGATGTACTGGTTTCCAACTTAAAGGACCTTGAAAATCTAGATCCACTTACCCAGGCCGGCAGAATCAGTGCCACAGTAGGTGCTAGGAAAAAAGCTAACATGCTTGAAAGGGCCAAGGAACTTAAAATAAAAATCTTAAACAAGGGGCTTTAA
- a CDS encoding 50S ribosomal protein L19e gives MNLTTQKRLAADILKVGVNKVWIDPESVEEVSRAITRESVKQLIDSGAIKARQKKGISSYRSKKIAEQKSKGRRKGRGSIKGAKGARNPKKKAWMTTIRALRTDLKDMRDKREINKTTYRKLYRMAKGGAFRSKSYMKTYARDHDLLR, from the coding sequence ATGAATCTTACTACTCAAAAGAGATTAGCTGCGGACATACTCAAGGTAGGGGTAAACAAAGTCTGGATAGATCCAGAATCTGTCGAAGAAGTATCAAGGGCTATTACTCGTGAAAGTGTTAAACAGTTAATAGACAGCGGAGCTATTAAAGCAAGGCAAAAGAAAGGAATAAGCAGCTACAGATCAAAGAAGATAGCGGAACAAAAAAGTAAAGGTAGAAGGAAAGGTAGGGGAAGTATTAAAGGTGCAAAAGGTGCACGTAACCCTAAGAAAAAGGCTTGGATGACAACCATCAGAGCACTTAGAACAGACCTCAAAGATATGAGGGACAAAAGGGAAATTAACAAAACAACCTATCGTAAACTTTACAGAATGGCCAAGGGTGGAGCGTTCAGGAGTAAATCCTACATGAAAACCTACGCCAGAGATCACGACTTGCTCAGATAA
- a CDS encoding 50S ribosomal protein L18, protein MAQSSRYKLAFRRRREGKTDYKARLNLIGLDKSRMVVRITNQHTIAQIINVGENGDETVVSAHSKEVQKIGWIGSGKNTSGAYLTGYLLAKKALDAGIEAAVLDIGLKTNIKGARIYAALKGAVDGGLQVPHNDVVLPSDERIRGEHVANYAESLTDEEVEKRFSGYIKNGLSPKDLPDHFESIKNKIEEGLE, encoded by the coding sequence TTGGCACAAAGTTCAAGATATAAACTCGCATTTAGAAGAAGAAGAGAAGGAAAAACAGATTACAAGGCCAGGCTTAACCTCATTGGATTGGACAAGTCAAGAATGGTTGTAAGGATTACAAATCAGCACACCATTGCCCAGATCATAAACGTAGGAGAAAATGGAGATGAAACAGTAGTTTCAGCACACTCCAAAGAAGTTCAGAAAATAGGATGGATAGGAAGTGGAAAGAACACCTCTGGAGCATACCTCACTGGATACCTACTAGCTAAAAAGGCACTAGACGCAGGAATCGAAGCTGCTGTTTTAGACATAGGATTAAAAACCAACATCAAAGGTGCAAGGATCTACGCAGCTCTCAAGGGAGCAGTTGACGGCGGACTCCAAGTACCACACAACGATGTAGTTCTACCATCCGATGAAAGGATAAGGGGAGAACACGTTGCAAACTACGCAGAATCCTTAACCGATGAAGAGGTGGAGAAAAGATTTTCCGGTTACATTAAAAATGGATTATCTCCAAAGGACCTACCTGATCATTTCGAATCAATAAAAAATAAGATTGAGGAAGGGCTAGAATGA
- the rpsE gene encoding 30S ribosomal protein S5 — MNNNYNKEEFVPKTQLGHMVKEGKITDIDEIFDKGLPIMELGIIDTLLPDLEEEVMDVNLVQRMHKSGRKVNFRVIVAVGNKNGYIGLGQGKAKEVGPAIRKAVDNAKFNIIKVRRGCGDWGCVCGREHTVPFKVEGKKGSVRVTLIPAPGGVGLAIGNVGKTILGLAGIDDVWSQTMGQTQTTINFAGAVFEALKELSKVKATSKDLKNLGVCA; from the coding sequence ATGAACAACAACTATAATAAAGAAGAATTTGTACCAAAAACCCAGTTAGGGCATATGGTCAAAGAAGGCAAAATAACTGATATCGATGAAATATTCGATAAAGGCCTTCCTATCATGGAACTGGGAATAATAGACACACTACTCCCTGACCTCGAAGAAGAGGTCATGGATGTTAACCTGGTTCAAAGAATGCACAAGTCAGGAAGAAAAGTCAACTTCAGAGTAATAGTAGCAGTTGGAAATAAAAACGGTTACATAGGACTCGGACAGGGAAAAGCCAAAGAGGTAGGACCTGCAATAAGAAAAGCTGTTGACAATGCTAAATTTAACATCATAAAGGTTAGAAGAGGCTGCGGTGACTGGGGATGTGTATGTGGAAGGGAACACACAGTACCATTTAAGGTGGAAGGTAAAAAGGGCAGTGTCCGTGTAACACTCATACCAGCACCTGGTGGAGTAGGTCTTGCAATAGGTAACGTTGGTAAAACCATCCTAGGCCTAGCAGGAATCGACGATGTATGGTCCCAGACCATGGGTCAGACACAGACAACCATCAACTTTGCAGGAGCAGTCTTTGAAGCATTAAAAGAGCTCAGTAAAGTAAAAGCAACTTCCAAAGACCTTAAAAATCTTGGAGTATGCGCATAA